The Candidatus Neomarinimicrobiota bacterium genome includes the window TTGGATGATTGGGGTGTTGTCAGTTGTCAGTTGTCAGTTCTCAGTTGTCAGTCACCAGTTCCCAAGTTCCAACGCCCGTTAATCAACGCAAACACCCCAGCCTCGAAGCGGCGCCAATTTTTAACTTCCAGCTTCCAACTGCTTAAAAATGTGAGATTGTACTGTAATTGTCTGCTTTAATCCAATTTCTCATTCAGAATTCAGCATTCAAAATTTCCTTTGCCGTTTCATATCCAATTTCAATCAATTCCGGTATTTGGTTCATGTTCACCCGGCTGGCACCGGAGAGGTTGGGAGTGATAAGAATATCAGCTTGATTCGTGTACATTCTGGAGGCATTGGTAATCATAAAATCAAAGGTATTCAAGAGGACTTCCACAATATTGTCCGGTTCCTGGATATAATGATGGGCAATCAGGTCCACGGCGATAATCATATCGGCTCCGAAATCCTGAAGGGGGGTAATGGGGACATTTTCCAGAACGCCACCATCCACAAGAAGGTGTCCTTCCCGTTTCACCGGAGCAAAAATTCCCGGAATGCAGGTGCTGGCCATCACGGCGGAGGCAATATCTCCCTCTTTCAAAATCACCTTTTCTCCATTGACAATATCGGTAGCGATCATAGCGGCCGGAATTTGAGCCTTTTCAAACGTGATATCCCCCAATGTTTCTTTTAAAAGTTTGCCCATCTTCTTATTGGACAGGAGTCCCATCTGGGGCAGGGAGATGCCGGAGACATCCAGCCATTTTAATCTTTTGGCAATCTCTTCAATTTCTTCCCAGGTTTTTCCGGCAGCGACAAATGCAGCAATAAAAGCACCGATACTGGTGCCGGATACAAAATCCACGGAAATATCATGTTCTTGCAAAGCCCTTAAAACACCGACATGTGCAGCACCCAGAACCGCCCCGCCACTCAGAGCAAGACCGATACGCTTTTTGCGTTTCTTAAAAATCCTCATGGTGCATCTCCCCTGTGTTTAACTAATGAGAGATTTCTCCATCAGTAAACAGGTAATTTTTCAGTTCTTCATCCCAGGCATCCATATTTCGCCGGAGCCATTCCAGCGTCATACATGCATGTTCAATTTCTTCATCCCGGTTATGTACCAAGATGTTTTTCAGACTTTCATCCTTTTCCACATCCACCCGCTGGTTGTACCAGTCCACCGCCTCAATTTCTTCTTTCAGACTGTTCAAAGCCCGGGTAATGGATTTTGCTTTTTCACTCAGTTTGCCTTCCGGTTCATGGTAATTGCTCATAATTACTCCTCTCTTGGGGTAAACTTAAATGATTTAGATACACACTTATCATTCTTTGATAAGTTAACCTTTTAAACTCTTAAAAATCCCGTCAAATGTATTGCCCAACGTTTTCCAGCTCTTTTCCAGTCCGTCTTTCAAATCATCCCAGGCGTTATCGCCGGATTCGCGGAGCTTACGAATTTTACCCTGGACCTTATCCCGCTGGTTTTTCATTTCCCGGATTTGTTTATCGTACTCCTTCCCGGCATCTGCTTTGACATTGCGAGCTTTTGCCTCCAGCTTTTCAATTTTGGCATCCCACTCTTTCAATTTGGCTGCCATTTTTTCGATGTAAACTTCCCGATCACTCATGGCATTCCCCTCTGTTTATACCTTTATAAAGTTTGTGCTTTTTAAAGGGGATTGGTTGCAATATAAAGTTTAAGAGTTGGGTAGTGTAATTTTCTTTCTGTAAAAAGGCTCAAAGTTTTTCAAATTCAGGAAAATATGATCATGAATGGTAGATGCTCCCTTTTTCAAAACATGCCAGGCTATTTAGCAATGACAGATGCAAACCTCCCTGAAAAAATGAGTTCCCCATAAGATTCATTATTTAACAACCATCATCTTTATCCCGGAAGAAAATGCTCCGGACTTTAAATGACAAACATAGAATCCGGAACTCACCGGAGTTCCGGACTGGGACCGGCCGTCCCATTGGACCGTATAAGTCCCTTCGGATTGAAATTCATTAATCAGGACGGCAATCCTGTTCCCCCGAAGATCGAAAATTTCCAGCTTCACATGATTGCCACGGGGAATCCCATAGCGGATAGATGTACTGGGATTGAAGGGGTTTGGATAATTTTGTGCAAGAAAATAATTCGAGGGAAGCCCTGCCTCCGTATCATCGACGGCCGACGGTTCAGCCTGAAGAAATGAAAGAATCTTTTCCATGAGGATGTTCCGCATGTTTGCAGGATACACCGTTTCGAAAGGAAATCCCATATATACAAGCTTACCAGGTACCGATCCTCCCGGAAAGAGTCCTTCAAAACTGACCCCGCCGATGGTATGTGTACTGACGTTTTTATACCGGATTACGTTTTCTCCCCCATTCACACCCGTCACTGCATCCGCCCATTTCACATTCAGCGTTCCATGGGTTCCGTTATCAAAAGTGATATTATGGATCCCATCAAATAATCCTCCCTCAATCCCTTCGGCACTGTAGTATGTCCCGGACACATTCCCCGGTGCATCAGCGGTATATTGGGCTTTCAAAAAATTCCGGAAAAAATCTTTATCGGTGGAAGAACCTTTGTAATCCAGGTCCCAGGCAATTTCCGCACCGGAAACAAAGAGCCTGCCCCCCGCCTGTAAGAAAGTCTTCACTTTTGCCTGTTCACCCGTTGAAAAGGTTTCATCCACCGTGGATTCATCCCCCAGAATATAATCCACCACCGTATATTCCCCCAGGTGGATAAGATCTCCCGTGACAGCCTCATTCGTGGCGGATACAAACGGCAATCCCAGTTCTTTGACGGCATGGGCATGATAACGGATAAAATCGCAGGTATTGCCTGTGGATGCCCGGTCAAACCCATCGATCAGGAAAATATCCGGTTCCAAACCGGGCACCGTGTACACGGCCAGGACCTCCGTTTCACCTGAGAGACCGGCACTGTTTTCAGCCTGAAGTTTAAAAAAAAGCAGGGTGTCCTGATTTCCCGTATTCAGAAGATACTCCGATGAACCAAATGATGCTGCGGACTGAAAGGAGAGTCCGTCCGGACTGCTATACAGGCGGTAGGAATCCACGGCCGGATCGGGTTTTACCCGAATTTTCACCATACCATCGGAATCTGTTGTGACTCCCCAGGATTTGGGTTTAGCCGGCAGGAATGCATCGGCGATATAGGTGGGCTGAAACATGGGACCCGTTTCATCGCTGAGAATTTTATAGAGAACCGGATCCCGAAGCACGGTTTTTATCTCCGTTGCTTCTCCATCAATGAGGACATTCCCATGAAGCAGCCGGATACCGTGACTGTAATCCACATAGGAGGCAATATGTCCGTTATAGAGGGGTTGCCAGGGCGTGCCGTCCGGTTTGTGCCAGCCGTAAATAACTACATGATTGGGACGGGATGGATCGGTAATCAGATTGCTGATCACCACATCCTTCTTCAAACCGCCCATAAGCTGTCCCAATTCCCCACCGGCAGCCAGGCGCAACGCTTCAATATCTTCGTTATGTTCAATAAAGCGTGAGACTTTCACACTCTCTTCGGACCATGGATAGGTCACCGGTTCCAATTTGACGTCCGCATTGACATAAATATGATCCACAAGCTTCCGTGTGGGCATGGAACCGCCAAAATGGTCAGCAATCCTCTGGGCGGTTATGGGTCCCATGGGAATCCGGCAAAAATCCTCATCCGACCCGATAGCCAGGTAATCGGGCATCACCTGATAAGAAACATCGTGACTGACGCCATTGGCATCGGTAAATATTGTTTCCACGGTTTTCAAACCCCGGAGGAAGTGGGGGATATTTCCCGTGAATATTTCATCCCGGATAGCTTGTTCCCGATCTTCAAAAGACATATTCAGGATTGATTGCATAAATTCCGAACCGGTTTTGGCATCCTCGGACCGGAGGGGAATTTGGAGTCCGGTGAATTGGTATTCCTCAGTCTGAATCCAATCCGTATAGGCCCTGTCCCCATAGTAGATATAATCCTGATTTTCCTCCGCCGTCCCCGTCAGCATCCCGTGGATAAATCCGTTTTTTTCCACCTGGACCGTATGGAGTATGGCCTGTGCGGGATTCTTTTTGAGAATAAAGCGAAGGCGGCCGTCCAATGCCGAATGACGGATAAAATCCTCATCTTCGGAAGTCGTAAAAGAAAAGGAATCCGCCATATACCGCTGCATGATGCGGCTCCGGTACCAGGTGCCGCCTGTGGGCGAAACAATGGGTTCACCGTTGTACAGGGCCACGCTGTCGTTATAAGCGATTACGGTTAAATAACGGTCCGGTGCCGAATTCAGCCATTCAATCATTTTATCACCGTAACTGTGTTCATAGCCATAATTGCTGTCCAGAAAGAGAATCCGTTTTACATCACCGGGGATTGCTGATACACCATCCATAAATGAGAACGTAAAGCGTCCGCCGCCGCTGTGTCCCGTCAGGATAATAAATGGATCCATGGATTTAAAACAGGTTTTCAGATAATCTGTCAGATTCATTATGATGTCCGCATGGTTGGGGTGCAGACTTTTCCAGGCAGGCCAGCTTTTTTGGGATGTTTCCAGATAGACCACCACAAGATTGTAGCCGGAGATTTTCCGGCGGAGAAAACGGGTCTGGGCGCCGATGTGCTGAATATCATAATGCCAGTCGTCCCCGGCCTCCATCTGTTTTCCCACCGTTTGTTCAATCGTATTTCCGTTGGGCAAAGCATAGAGTACCAGTCCCACCGGTTTATTCGTATCAAAACTGTCCGGACAGGCAGCATTGATGTGGACGCGGATATCGGGGGCATAGGAAAAAGTGATCACCTGTTCGTTAAAAGCAGGACTGGGGAAAAAGCCCGGGAGAAGTCCATTGACCGACTGTCCGACCAAAGGTCCTCCCACGAACATCAAACAAAAAATAAAAAAGACCCGCCGATTCATTCTCATTGTTTTACTCCATTCTGACTATTTCAAAAGGTATACTATTAATTTATAGACTTATTAGCACCTTTGCTAAGTGATTCATGGGATTACAGGTTCATGTACATTTATAATTTAAAATGCGATATCAAAGTCCCGTTCCGGCATAAAATTTTCCCAAAGCCAGTGGTATATTTTTTTATTTCCACGAATGTATAATGTATCCGGCGAAATGGAAAATTCCCGGATGGAGAACTCGGTATCTGTGATCAGGGTAAATGACGCTTTTTTCAGGGGCTTATGCCAGGATTGTGTGCTTGTAAGGATGTATCGTGCCTGATTGGACTGAAGTTCCTGGGAATAGGCAATAAGGACGGGGGTTTTATCGCTGATATACACTGGAATGAGAACCGAAGCAGAATCTTTAACCCAGCGATATTCCAAAGATGTGTGATTACGGAGTTCTGAAACATGGACATCCGTTACCTTTCCGTAAATCACAGGATCGGGAAAGGGGTACCGGATTAAATAGGTTCCGGCTTTGTCTGCACTGAAATAATAAATCCCCTGTACGGAGAATTTTCCCTCCCGAAGTTCGAAAGTCAGATCTTCTTCCACAAACGAAAGTCCCCCCTGCCCTGAACATAGCGCATATATCCAACATAAAAGAAAGACAGTACGACAAAAAACGGTCATTTAATGATCTGCAGTTTATGTGTAGACACAATGCGGGAAGCCCGGTTCAAAACCAGCAAATACACACCCTGAGACAAATGGGCACAATCATAGGGAAAAATCCCTGAGCGGGGTGTAAGGACATCCACTCGTTGGCCACGGATGTTATAGACGAAGAGGGATAAACCGGAAAGATTATCTTCACAGGGATCAATGGATAAGGTGGTCGTGTTCCGGGCGGGATTGGGATAGGATTTCAGGGTTATGGCAAAGGGCATGGCGAACTGCGGGCGGCCTTCTGTTGATGCCGGGGCCTGAATGAAATCCACCCGAAGACTGTCACCTTCCTCAATATCAAAAACCCGCTCCTGGAAAGTCACTTTTTCAACATGGCTGGTTGAATCAAAAAGAAATAATTCATTGATCACATAAGTTCTGGCCAGAAGATTCCCTTCAAAAAATCCCAACTCGTCAGTCTCAATAAAACCCTGACTTCCGTAATAAATCCTGAAATTCCGTTTTGCTATCGGTTCCTGATCTTTATTATACATGTAACCGTAAATTTTACCCAGGGCACCGGCATAATCATTCTCGTAACCCAATGTCGGTGAATTGTCCTTATAACAGATGGACGTACCAATCCAACTGTTGATTGACTGTCCCTGACGAAGATTGTAGACTGTTGAACCGGGGTAATCACCAAAGACAATGCTATCTGTCATGGAATAACCAGATACGTAGTAGTAAATGCTGAGATAATCTCCTGATCTGTTAATGTCAAGGGGTCTGTCCAGACTATCCTTTGTTACTATAAAATAACGTGTCGTATCATACTGTGTAATTTTTGCCATACCATCTGAGGAATGAAGGAAAATGCTGTCCGGCGGCATGCCATGGATTTCCTGATAAATCTCCAGAACCCAGTCCCCCGATTCATCAAAATAAAGTTCTGAAGGTATGGCACCTACCCAGATGGGATTCGCGGAAAGGAACACGGCAGCCAACAACCATATAATAAAAAACGTTCGTTTCATGGTATCAACCCTCATAATCTCATACCCTGTATAATCAAAGTACATGGAAAACAATCTTAATTCAAGGGGGTTTTTATTTTCTTTCCTACCGGCCGGATGAAGCAAAAAATTTGCCTGTTCCGACTATGATTTCAATAATAAGACTTATACGAGGATTAATAGGGCGATATAGGGAAACAGGCAAAAAACGATAAAGAGTGTTTTGTAAAAGACCATAACGGCATAGATGATACTGTTAAAAGATTCCCGGGACAACGAATACCAGCAGTTGTGCAATTGATAGACCCAATCCCCCAGAAACCTGAAAATCAACGCTGCAAAAATCAGTCCCCCCGCGTTAAGGATCGTACACCACATAAAAAAATCCCTGAGCATCAACAGATCCATGGCTGTCCCCCTTTTTTAATGATTCTGTTTTATAATACGGACCTGCAGGGTGTTATTCAATTCTTTTCATCATTGGATCCTTTTATAAATCTCAGATCCGCCATAATCGTGAAAAATTCTCACTTGTATGAATCACCCTTCAGGTATACCCCATTGAAAAACATCCAAAAATTCATTTTTCAATTTTCTGATATGAGTCATTGAATTATCCCCATCAGAAAAATATACAGGGTAATTATTTTTGATACCGAGAGGTTTCTTTTAACGGGTTGTTTAAAATGTATTTGCGGGCATATTCCAAACCATGTTTATTACGGATAATGCATTCATAATAATTGCGTTGCCATAATTTTTTATCAAACGGCGGCCAATTATTAATTTTTACATTTTTAATATAATCATTGATTGACATCGTTTTAAACCATTGAATAACACGATGTGGGGGTAAACTTTCATAAAATATATTTTTGATACAATGTATGGTATAAAAATCTGGCAAACATTTCGCAAGTCCATATTTCAACCTTTTAGATATGAATAATTATGTTAAATTTTATGTAATGATAATATTCAATCCCAAAAGCCATAAATTCTGATATGAGAAGAATTTTACTTATCCGGAGTCTTTTTCTATTCATGGTGGGATCCCTTCAGGCGGCCAATATCAGCGGGTATATCACGGCAGTTAAAACAGGTGAGCCGCTGAGCTATGCGAATATTATTCTTGTGAGAACGGATTACGGTGCGGCCACATCAGTCCACGGATATTACGTAATAACGGGGATCCCCCCTGGAGAATACACCCTTCGGGCAATGATGATGGGATATGCCACACGGGAGATACCTGTTCGCCTGACTCCGGATGAGAATCTCCGTATTGATTTAAGTCTGGATGTGTCGGTGATTCAGGGTGAAACGGTAACGGTCACGGCAGAACGGACCCGTTTTGAAAACAAGGTGGATGTGAGCCGGCTGAACCTGAATCTCCGGGAGATAAAATCCGCACCGGCTTTTATTGAAAGTGATGTCTTTCGCAGTCTTCAGCTTCTGCCGGGAATTACTTCCCGGAACGATTTCAGCGCCGCCCTGATTGTCCGCGGGGGGAGTCCCGATGAAAATCTCATTCTCCTGGACGGCAGCGAAGTGTATAACCCTTATCATATTGGAGGAATTTTCAGCACCTTCAATGCCGATGCCATCGCCGGTGCCGAATTCACGGCAGGAGGTTTCACACCGGAATTCGGTGGAAGACTGAGCTCGGTCCTGGAAATCAACACCCGGGAAGGTGATTCAAAGAACGGCCGTTTTTTCAAAAACACCATCCTGGGACCCTATTTCGATATCAGTCATATCAGGGGTGAAGTGAACATTCTCAGTTCTAAAATCCTTCTGGAAGGTCCTCTTTACAAGGGGAGCTGGCTTCTCAGCGGACGACGTACCTATTTTGACGTACTTGCCGGACTCTATAACCGGATAAAAAACGATCCTCAGAACTGGCAGTATTACTTCGGAGATCTGCAACTCAAAATCACCCGGAAACTCAATGACACAAACCATTTGACCTTCAACAGTTTCGGCGGACATGACGTACTGGCATTCACACTGGAACCCGGTTCCGACAACGAGATCAATTTTGACTGGGACTGGGGAAATCGGACAAACAGTCTGAACTGGCGATGGGTACCTAATGCCTTGATCTATAACGAGCTCATTCTCAGTCGTACCGATTATCTTTTTGATGTGGACCTGTCATTTACCCAAATAGACAGTGCCGGACGGAAGGCTGAAACCCGGATTTTGGTGGACAACTCCGTCTATGATTTTACACTTCACAATAATCTGACTCTTTTTGCAGGACCGGCACACCAGGTAAAAACCGGGATCAGTCTGAAATTTCTGGAAATGGGCCTGGATTTCAACCTGGATGGAACATCCCTGCTGCAGGTGGGGAACAAACCTTATATTATAGAAGCCTACCTTCAGGATCAGTGGAAAATCAACGTACGCCTGACATTTCAAGGAGGAATCCGTCTGAGTAAATATGAACCCCATGACCGTCTATATTTTCAACCCCGGTTCGGTTTTAAATATAATCTGACGGAAAACTGCAAATTCAAATTCAGTACCGGGCGGTATCATCAGTTTATTTTTACAACCAATGATGACAATGAAATTCTTCGGGTCGTGGATTTTTGGGAACCGGTCCCGGCGAATCTTCCTGTCCAGGAGAGTCTGCACACTATTGCGGGACTTGAGCAGTGGCTGGGTGAAGGTTTTACCTTTTCATTGGAGGGATACTACAAAGCCTATCCATCCGTTTTGGACGGGAATCCCAACAACGATCCGTCCGATGATACCGATGATTTCATTGCCGGATCAGGATATGCCTACGGCGGTGAAATCCTCCTGAAACGGGAACGGGGCAGACTCACAGGCTGGATCGGATATGCCTATTCACGGGTCTATAAGCACATCGATCTGAACCAGGACGGCATCATCTCCCGGCAGGACGGCGAAAAATTCCCCCTGAAGTACGATACACCTCACCGTGTAAATATCCTCCTGAATTACCGTCTGAGCGACAAAAGCAATCTTTCCTTCAATTATGTATTCCAGAACGGCCAGCGATATACACCGGTTGTGGCAAAAGTCTTTCACCGAAGCGGATTTACAGATCTCCTGAATCCCTATGGAAATCTGAGTACACTCAACGGAAAAACCAATACTGCCACATTTCCCAACTACATCCGGGCAGACCTGGGCTATGCGCGGGATATAAATTTTTGTGGAATATCCGGCACATTCAAAATCCAGATTATCAATGTCAGTAATCATTTCAATATCCTCATGTACAACTGGGATCACGGTGAGAGTCCCAGCCGGGTAACAGCTTTGGGAATGTTCCCGTTAATCCCTTCCATGGGGCTGGAGTTTGAATTATGAAGAAGCTCATTCTGCTGATCACTATGCTGACTCTGTTCACCGCCTGTGAAAAACAAATCAGCATCACGGAGTTTTCCGAATTTTACGAAAATTATGAACCCGAACTCCGGGTTGAAGCCTTTCTGGATGCAAGTACTCCCATGAGCAGTCTCGTCATGGTGGATCGGAGCATTCGCATAGACGACACGGAAATCTTCAGCGATATTGACGAAGAAGCCACCTGGCAGGATTCGATTGAACGGATCAGCAGGCAACTGGCAGACAGCACGGCATTGGTGTCCATAAAAAATCTTAAAACCGGAGATATCATTCCTTTTTTATGGGTATGCAGTGCCGATTCTTTTCAATATAGTTTCTGGAAAGATGAAACATCAATTCTTCCGGACAGCTTTGTGACGCACCATTATGGCGGATTTAAACCGGCTGTTCCTTTTCAGGTGGATTTGAACAGCGAGTATGAATTATCAGTGATCAGTACTGCTTATGGAAAAACAATCACAGCCCGGACCCGTCCTGTCCCGCCGGTTCAACTATTAAACCTGGATTTCACACAACATACGGGGGATACCCTGTATTATACCTTTGGAGAGGAAAATACTTTGTACTGGCTTTCGGACACCAGCGCTACATCTTATTATATCACTCTGTACGGATATATCCCCGACGGGCGGGTTCTTATCAATTCCAATTCGGGATTTTCACTGGAAACAGACGACATTAACTATCCCGGTTATACTCTTGGATTTACCTTTTTCCCGCCCTTTTTAACGGAAGGCCGGTATGAATTCACCATCCGTGCCCTGAATGCTGATCTGTCCCGATATTATGTTTCTTCCCTGCCTGTAAACAACTCAAAAGTCAGCAATCTTCGGGACCAGAACGGCAACCCGGTCATGGGAATATTCGGAAGTTACAGCTCGGTTGAGAAGGTCCTGATTATCCGCTGAATCGCCTCTCAGGATATGAATTGTAATTTGGATTACAAGTTATATTGCCTAGATTTAAAGGCATTTAAAAATACAGGACACATAATCTCATGAAACACGTTTCATTATACATTGTATACGACAATACCAGCCGGCAAAAAGATTTGACAGCCGATTGGGGATTTTCTGCAATCATCGAAGCAGGGAAAAAACATATTTTGTTTGATACGGGATCGGACGGACAGATCCTGCTGCAAAACATGGAACGGATGGGGATAGATCCGAAACAAATTGACACCGTATTTATCTCCCACCACCATTTCGACCATACCGGCGGACTGGCAACCTTTTTACATGAAAACCCCGATGTCCGGGTGTTTGTCCCTAAATCCCTCCGCGGTGTAAAGCGTGCAAAGGAAGTTATCCATATCGATGAAGCCTGTACCATTGATGACGGGCTCCATTCCACCGGCGAGTTAATGGGCATCGAACAATCCCTGATTATTGAAACGGACGCCGGTTTACTACTGATTGCAGGCTGTTCCCATCCCGGACTTGAACATATTATACCGGTTGCGGAAAAATATGGCCACATCCATGCCTTAGTTGGGGGATTTCACGGTTTTAAACAGTATGAGGTACTGAAAAACATCGACTTCTTATGTCCTACACATTGTACACAACATATCGCAGAAATAGCCGGCCGGTATCCGAAGAAATATATTGAAGGCGGAGCCGGCACCCGGTTAATATTTCCCATGAAAACAGGATTGCAAACATGAAGACTTTTTTAAACTGCATCCCGTGTTTTGTCAACCAGGCTCTGCGGGCCGGGCAGATGATCACGGACGATGAAACAAAACTCAAGGCACTTCTGGACCGTATCGGGTGCCGGATTAAAGATATCCCCATGGATCACACCCCGCCGGAAATGGGTTTAATCATTTATGATGAAATCAGCAAAATCACAGGAATTGATGATCCCTATAAAGAGCAAAAAAAAACGCATATCGCCGAGGCAAAGCGCCTTTATCCTGAGTTAAAGGATCTACTGGAAAATTCTGAGGATCCGTTACTGACGGCTGTACGAATCGCCATTGCCGGCAATGTGATTGATCTGGGTATGGACAAAGATTTTCATATTGAAAGGGATTTGAATATCATCCTGGAACAGGATTTTGCCATCTGTGACATGGATGCTTTCAGAAATGTTCTGGAGAAGGCAAAGCATATTTTGTATCTGGGAGATAATGCCGGTGAATCGGTTTTTGACAGACTTTTAATTGAAACGTTGCAGAAACCAGTCATCTATGTAGTCCGGGGGCGCCCCATAATCAACGATGTGACCGAGGAAGATGCTATTGCCTCCGGATT containing:
- a CDS encoding patatin-like phospholipase family protein — encoded protein: MRIFKKRKKRIGLALSGGAVLGAAHVGVLRALQEHDISVDFVSGTSIGAFIAAFVAAGKTWEEIEEIAKRLKWLDVSGISLPQMGLLSNKKMGKLLKETLGDITFEKAQIPAAMIATDIVNGEKVILKEGDIASAVMASTCIPGIFAPVKREGHLLVDGGVLENVPITPLQDFGADMIIAVDLIAHHYIQEPDNIVEVLLNTFDFMITNASRMYTNQADILITPNLSGASRVNMNQIPELIEIGYETAKEILNAEF
- a CDS encoding T9SS type A sorting domain-containing protein, coding for MVGQSVNGLLPGFFPSPAFNEQVITFSYAPDIRVHINAACPDSFDTNKPVGLVLYALPNGNTIEQTVGKQMEAGDDWHYDIQHIGAQTRFLRRKISGYNLVVVYLETSQKSWPAWKSLHPNHADIIMNLTDYLKTCFKSMDPFIILTGHSGGGRFTFSFMDGVSAIPGDVKRILFLDSNYGYEHSYGDKMIEWLNSAPDRYLTVIAYNDSVALYNGEPIVSPTGGTWYRSRIMQRYMADSFSFTTSEDEDFIRHSALDGRLRFILKKNPAQAILHTVQVEKNGFIHGMLTGTAEENQDYIYYGDRAYTDWIQTEEYQFTGLQIPLRSEDAKTGSEFMQSILNMSFEDREQAIRDEIFTGNIPHFLRGLKTVETIFTDANGVSHDVSYQVMPDYLAIGSDEDFCRIPMGPITAQRIADHFGGSMPTRKLVDHIYVNADVKLEPVTYPWSEESVKVSRFIEHNEDIEALRLAAGGELGQLMGGLKKDVVISNLITDPSRPNHVVIYGWHKPDGTPWQPLYNGHIASYVDYSHGIRLLHGNVLIDGEATEIKTVLRDPVLYKILSDETGPMFQPTYIADAFLPAKPKSWGVTTDSDGMVKIRVKPDPAVDSYRLYSSPDGLSFQSAASFGSSEYLLNTGNQDTLLFFKLQAENSAGLSGETEVLAVYTVPGLEPDIFLIDGFDRASTGNTCDFIRYHAHAVKELGLPFVSATNEAVTGDLIHLGEYTVVDYILGDESTVDETFSTGEQAKVKTFLQAGGRLFVSGAEIAWDLDYKGSSTDKDFFRNFLKAQYTADAPGNVSGTYYSAEGIEGGLFDGIHNITFDNGTHGTLNVKWADAVTGVNGGENVIRYKNVSTHTIGGVSFEGLFPGGSVPGKLVYMGFPFETVYPANMRNILMEKILSFLQAEPSAVDDTEAGLPSNYFLAQNYPNPFNPSTSIRYGIPRGNHVKLEIFDLRGNRIAVLINEFQSEGTYTVQWDGRSQSGTPVSSGFYVCHLKSGAFSSGIKMMVVK
- a CDS encoding T9SS type A sorting domain-containing protein; translated protein: MKRTFFIIWLLAAVFLSANPIWVGAIPSELYFDESGDWVLEIYQEIHGMPPDSIFLHSSDGMAKITQYDTTRYFIVTKDSLDRPLDINRSGDYLSIYYYVSGYSMTDSIVFGDYPGSTVYNLRQGQSINSWIGTSICYKDNSPTLGYENDYAGALGKIYGYMYNKDQEPIAKRNFRIYYGSQGFIETDELGFFEGNLLARTYVINELFLFDSTSHVEKVTFQERVFDIEEGDSLRVDFIQAPASTEGRPQFAMPFAITLKSYPNPARNTTTLSIDPCEDNLSGLSLFVYNIRGQRVDVLTPRSGIFPYDCAHLSQGVYLLVLNRASRIVSTHKLQIIK
- a CDS encoding TonB-dependent receptor, with protein sequence MVGSLQAANISGYITAVKTGEPLSYANIILVRTDYGAATSVHGYYVITGIPPGEYTLRAMMMGYATREIPVRLTPDENLRIDLSLDVSVIQGETVTVTAERTRFENKVDVSRLNLNLREIKSAPAFIESDVFRSLQLLPGITSRNDFSAALIVRGGSPDENLILLDGSEVYNPYHIGGIFSTFNADAIAGAEFTAGGFTPEFGGRLSSVLEINTREGDSKNGRFFKNTILGPYFDISHIRGEVNILSSKILLEGPLYKGSWLLSGRRTYFDVLAGLYNRIKNDPQNWQYYFGDLQLKITRKLNDTNHLTFNSFGGHDVLAFTLEPGSDNEINFDWDWGNRTNSLNWRWVPNALIYNELILSRTDYLFDVDLSFTQIDSAGRKAETRILVDNSVYDFTLHNNLTLFAGPAHQVKTGISLKFLEMGLDFNLDGTSLLQVGNKPYIIEAYLQDQWKINVRLTFQGGIRLSKYEPHDRLYFQPRFGFKYNLTENCKFKFSTGRYHQFIFTTNDDNEILRVVDFWEPVPANLPVQESLHTIAGLEQWLGEGFTFSLEGYYKAYPSVLDGNPNNDPSDDTDDFIAGSGYAYGGEILLKRERGRLTGWIGYAYSRVYKHIDLNQDGIISRQDGEKFPLKYDTPHRVNILLNYRLSDKSNLSFNYVFQNGQRYTPVVAKVFHRSGFTDLLNPYGNLSTLNGKTNTATFPNYIRADLGYARDINFCGISGTFKIQIINVSNHFNILMYNWDHGESPSRVTALGMFPLIPSMGLEFEL
- a CDS encoding DUF4249 family protein → MKKLILLITMLTLFTACEKQISITEFSEFYENYEPELRVEAFLDASTPMSSLVMVDRSIRIDDTEIFSDIDEEATWQDSIERISRQLADSTALVSIKNLKTGDIIPFLWVCSADSFQYSFWKDETSILPDSFVTHHYGGFKPAVPFQVDLNSEYELSVISTAYGKTITARTRPVPPVQLLNLDFTQHTGDTLYYTFGEENTLYWLSDTSATSYYITLYGYIPDGRVLINSNSGFSLETDDINYPGYTLGFTFFPPFLTEGRYEFTIRALNADLSRYYVSSLPVNNSKVSNLRDQNGNPVMGIFGSYSSVEKVLIIR
- a CDS encoding MBL fold metallo-hydrolase, with the protein product MKHVSLYIVYDNTSRQKDLTADWGFSAIIEAGKKHILFDTGSDGQILLQNMERMGIDPKQIDTVFISHHHFDHTGGLATFLHENPDVRVFVPKSLRGVKRAKEVIHIDEACTIDDGLHSTGELMGIEQSLIIETDAGLLLIAGCSHPGLEHIIPVAEKYGHIHALVGGFHGFKQYEVLKNIDFLCPTHCTQHIAEIAGRYPKKYIEGGAGTRLIFPMKTGLQT
- a CDS encoding DUF89 family protein, with product MKTFLNCIPCFVNQALRAGQMITDDETKLKALLDRIGCRIKDIPMDHTPPEMGLIIYDEISKITGIDDPYKEQKKTHIAEAKRLYPELKDLLENSEDPLLTAVRIAIAGNVIDLGMDKDFHIERDLNIILEQDFAICDMDAFRNVLEKAKHILYLGDNAGESVFDRLLIETLQKPVIYVVRGRPIINDVTEEDAIASGLHKVAEIMSSGSPAPSTILPLCTPDFIRRFNEADMIISKGQGNYEGLSETDRPVFFLLKAKCPVIARDIGVREDDIVLKYALKESYM